The Spiroplasma corruscae DNA window TTGTTTTTTCTAGTGCATTACCTATTGCTTCTTCATTGAAATAACTTTGTGCAGTATCAATTGCACGATATCCTACTTCCAATGCATTTAATACAGCTTTTTCACATAATTCTAAATCTGTTATTTGATAAGTACCAAAAGATATAAGTGGCATTTCATTACCATCATTTAATTTTATTTTTTTCATAGTTTTCCTCCTAATTACATAATTGTAATTAATTATATAATAAATCATTAGAGTTACTCTAAGTCAATATATATTAACTAAAAGTTTTATTTTATATGATATATTTTTAATAGGTGATTTTATGAATAAAAAGTATTATATAAACAATTTAGCAAAAATGTATTCTATTTCTGAACATACACTCAGATATTATGATAAAAAAAATATTTTAACTTGTTTCAAGAGAGATACTAATGGATATCGTTATATAGAAGAAAATGATCTTAGATTTATAGAACTTGTGATTTGTCTTAAAAAGACTAATTTAAGTCTAAAAAATATTCAAAGATATTTGCAACTTATAGAGCAAGGTGAAACTACAATGAAAGAGAGATTTCAAATAATAGATAAACAATTAAAATTAGCAATAAAAATGCGAAAAGATATTGATGAACAGATCAATTTTTTGAAAAATAAAATTGAAATTTTTAAAAAACTTTTAATTTAGTACAAAAATGTATTGCATTAGAGTTACTTTAATGTTTTACCATTATATTAAAGTTAAAATATTTTGACTTTAATATAAGGAGGTATCTTTGAAAAAAATTTCAAAATGAGTATTTAGTGTGGCACTAGTTTCTAATTTATCAATTGGTGCTGTCAGCTGTTCAACACCTGATATAAATAACGAAATAAACAATAACACTAACGAAAATACAAAATCAAAAACAATTGTAGTATATTTTTCTTGGTCAAATGGCACTGAGAATATGGCAAATTATATTGCTAACAAACTTGGTGTAAAAACCTTTAAAATAGAAAGAGAATTACCATACTCTTCAAATTATTCAGAATTATCAGAAGACGCAAAAAATGAAGCGGTAAATAATTTAAGACCAAAAATGAAGGAATACCCAGATTATATAAACAATTATGAATATATATTGTTAGGTTTTCCTATATGGTGGCATGTTGCACCTATGATAATTGGTTCTTTTTTGGAGCATTATAACTTAGATAATAAACATATTTTTCCATTTATTAGATCTTCTGCTTATTTAAGCGAACATTTAAATAGAGCATTAAACTATTTAAAAGATAATTCATCAAAAGATGCTATTATAGAAAAAGAAGTTTATTCAAGTAATAGAAACGATGTAGATAAATGACTTGTAAATACATATTTAGATAAACTTAAAACTACAGAATAGTTCCTTACTTTTAATTATCAATTTTAAAAGTTTTTTTTATAAAAAAATATAAAATAAATTTCTTAATTAAATTGAATTTAAAAAATGCTTTCTCCATACAAATTTTTTATGGAGTTTTTTTTATTTCGAATAGATCTATCGCAAATATAAAAACCAGTATAATCAAAATTAATAAAAAGTTATTTGAATGAAATAAATAATTTGATTTAAATTAATAAATGTACTAAATCATTATTGTACCGATAACAAATTTACATGAAACATTATTAGGTAAGTTACTCTTCTTACATATATATACTTTTTATATTTGCACCACATAAACTTTTAAAGTCTATTTATATAAAGTCTGTATTTGTAATATTAAATTATAAAAGGTTAACTTTCTTTTATTGCAAAAATAAGTTCCTATAACATAATTTATCATTAGGTCTATTATAAAGTTTTTTATTAACAGTTTTAGAATAATATTAGTTATTTTAATAAACTAATATATATTTTTTGATTTAATCTTTATAAAATTTACATCAGTAATAAATATTTGATTTATTATATGTGCATTGAATTTTATATTTTATAAATTACTATGTCTTTATGAATCTAATATATAATATTCAATGGTTCTATCTCCTAAATATTTTTAAGTTATTATTTTTCATATAAATGATTATTTAATGGTCTTAAAATATAATTATAATAATTGATCCTTACTTTTATGCTTAGTTCTTCAATTCTTTGAACATTTTAAATGACCAAATTTTGAAAAAAATAAAATATTTACAACTAATTTAAAATTGAATTTTTTTCAATAAAAAATAGTAAAGTCATTTTGTTAAGTCCTCTTTGTAAAAAGTTTATAATCCATTCTAATTTTTAGAAATTTATTAATAGTTTCTTTTGTTTTATACAATTAAATTATACAAATTAGTATTGATTATATTCTTGTTTCTATTTTAAATCTCAATTGTACTTGTGTTAACATCATATATTAATACAGAACTTGCTGTAATTACTTTTGTATTATTAATTATCATAGATTATCTTTTTTAGTCAAAGCTTGATATAAAAATAACAATAATAAATAAGAATCTATATAAAAAAAACACTTTATTAATTTTAAATTTATTTTAGGTATTGTATAAAATATTTTTATTAATAATCTGTTATGATTTAAAATTTATGTCAATATAAGACAATCTTTAATGATAATTACATTAATTATAAAGTACTGAATATAACAAATATTGAGCTACATTATCAATGATATTTTCTTATGCTAAAAATAAATTTACCAAAATATAAATTTGTTAATAGGTTTATTTTAAACCATAGACTACAAATTCTTAATTTTATATAACCTCAAGCAATTATAACAACTGCATCGTAATTAAAACCTAAATATTTTTAATATTTTCATTAATATCATCATCGATGTAATGTGGTTATCTTCGCTTAAATTTAAATACTATTAATAATTTAAAATATAGCTCCTATCCTTTTAATTTCGTAGATTTAAAGTTTTTTATATTAAAATCTTGGCTTATACCATATAATGAAGTTGTATCTTTATAACTTCAGCAAATTCTTACCTTAACTTTAAGTTTCATCTACACATAAATAACATTTGTGACTGATAAAATAATTCTAATAGGTTTTACAATCAAAATATATTCTTCATTTATGTACCTTTACTTTTCTAAGAAGATTTATTTTACTATAAAATTTATTGTTTTAACATTAGTAGATAAAATTTTACATTAATATAGATAATTGAAACTATGTCAAAGGTATAATCAACCTTGAGGAAAATATATGAAAAAATAGTTTACATATTGAAACAAATAAAATTTAAAGTAATTAAATAACTATAAAATATATAAATAATTTTAAAACATCATTCAAACCAAGGTGATCAAGAAAATATATACATCAAAATCATGAGTAATTTAGAAACATTAGCCCTGACTTTTAATTAAATAACAATGATAAAAATTATACAAAAATAAAAGAACTGAATATATAGTTAAAACTATATAAGGATAAAAATTTACTTCAGTATTTTAATTTGTGATAAAATTGTTGGAAAAATAGAGCAAATTTTCATTAAAATATATTACTAATATATCTTTAAAACTTGTATAAAAATAAAGATAGAAATTAAGTTAATATAAATTACTTAGATTTAATGAATAACGTTTTGAATATTAATTTACCTGTTATAACTAAATTAAAATATCTACACATTATTTAAAAAAACAAAATTTAGATGCTTTTTTTAGAGTTATGCTTTAAATAATAAATGAATAAAGTAGTTTATAAAAAAATAACACATTATGATTAACAAATCTGTAAAAAGCAGGTTATTTAGTAAGCAAGAAACTACATAAAATATTATAAAATATGCATTATATTAATTAAAATGTATCAGTCAATTAAATTATATTTAACTATAAACTAATAAAGACTTTTATGGTTATTCACAATCTTATGCTAGATTAAAGTTTAATAAAAATTTTTTAACTATTGAAATAAAAAACTTATATACTGCGAATAAAATAGTAATAAAAAACACCTTGGCAAGCATAAAATAATATTACAAAAGTAATTAAATAAACAAACTAAAATAATTTATTATATAAATATATATATTAAAATTTTGAAAAAAGTAAGTAATAATTAATTTTTATCCTATTAAATTTTATAAATAATATATCAAAAATTTACATTAGATTAATATATTATTTCTTAATACATATCATCAAGAGTTTTAAAAAATTTACAATCATAAATTTTGATAATAAAATTTATTTGTTAGCTTCATATTAAAAAATAAAATTTAAAATCTAAACAAATGTTATAATTACAAAAATTAAATAGCACATATTATTATTAAATTGGTAATTTTTTTATTACATAATGTGAATTAAAATCATAATTTCTAATGATGAAACTGGTATGATTGGTTTTTTTTTTTTTTTTGAACAAGAATAAATATTTGAACTACTAGAAACCAATAAACCCATTAACCCTGAAGCAAGTAATATTTTTTTAACATAATATCCTCCCCTTTGCTTTATAGTGATCTTTTATAAAAAAGTGCGTATGCTGTGTTATCGTTATTTGCATAAACGTATAATTCAAATAAATATAAACCAATCATATCTTTATTATTAAAATCGAGAGTTTCAATATTAATTGTTGATGAATCATTTTAATCAAACTCTTTAACAATTATGCGAGAATCATGATCATATCCCAAAGTTTCAAAGCTAACGTTTTCTAAATCTTTATAATTTAGAATTTTAATTTTAAGTTTAACTTTATATTTTTTAGTTTGCTTGTTATAAATCATATCTTTATCAGAAATATTATACAAATACTTATCTAGTAAAATATCTTGAACAGCTTTGTTTTTTTTTGTATTTTAATAACCTTACTTTCAGTGTTTAATTCATCTATTTTATAATTATCACTGTATTCATCACCATCATCTACTTCTATAATATCTGTTAATGTTACTTTTAGATTTTAAAAGTTTGCGCTATCTTCTAAAAAACTATATTGTACATAATAACCTTTTTGATTAGGAATTAGGTTTTTATCAAATGTATAAACTCTTTTACCAGAATTAAAATTATAGATTTTTTGCTCTATATCTTCATGATTTTTAAATAATGTATATCTTGCTATTAAATAATTTTTAAAACTTGAAATTCTTCTGCTTTACTATAAATACCTTGTTCTGTATTATAAATTATTCCATTTTCCTTACACGAAACTGGCATCATACAAGAAGTTTGTATCATAGCTATAATTGATAAAGATACTAACATTTTTTTCATAAATTAACGACCTATTTTAAACACTTTCATTCATTCTTTTTAATTATTTATTTACTTAAAATAAATATATTGATAATTTATATTAACTATACTTTAAGTATAACATATTAAAAAAACTACACATTTTTTGTGTAGACTTTATTTTTTCAAATTTTAATTATCTTGCTTTTTTGAATTAATATATACATTATATCAGAAGTTTTGAAGCATCATTTTTTTATTTCATCCATATAATTAATAATATTGTAATTCTTATGAACTTCTGTTTTTGTCATTTGATTTAAAACAAATGCATTATTGCGAATGTAATATAAATATAATTTTATTAATTCTTGGTTATTTAAACCTCTATTGATTTTTTTAAGATAATTATTTTGAGCTAGAACTAACATTTTTTTAACAATATTATTTTGAATTATATCCAAGTATTTATCTATTAATATCAAATCATATTCTTTTGCTAATTCTAAATTATTAGTAATTAGACTATCTACTTCTTCATCTTTTGTGTATATGATATTTTTTGTGTAATTATTATTAAATTTTATATATGAAATTATCAATACTATAATTGAAAATATGTATATAACTAAAATTGTTATTAAATAATAAATATAGTCACTTTCATAAAACTGGTAAATAAAAATAAATCCAATAAATGCAAATGTGTTTAACAATGCAAATATATAAAATGAGCAATATATAACTTTATTTTCCTTTTTAAAAAATACAGGTGTAATACCAAAATGTTTTTTAATATTTCAATATCTTTTTTGATATATTAAAAATGCTATTGTATAACATGAAATTCCTGAAAATAAAATAATTGTAAATGGTAATGCAATATATAACCAGAACATGATAACCTCCTAAAAATTTATTTTAATTTTTTTTTACTATACTTTCTAGGCATATTTTCCTTTCTAATATAAAAACTAGTTGTATATACAATTGGTCAACTTAGCTTACTTTTTTCTGTAACATTTATTTTTTATCCTATTAATTATTATAAATAATATATCATAAATTTTCATTAGATAAATATATTATTTATTAATACGAATCATCAAGAGTTATAAAAAATTTACAATCATAAATTTTGATAATAAAATTTATTTGTTAGCTTCATATTAAAAAATAATATTTAAAATCTAAACAAATGTTATAATTACAAAAATTCTTTACTCGTTATTTTAATAACTTTATTTTTTAAAATTTCAGTTTTTTAAAATACTTTATCTAAATTCTCTTCTAAACGATATTTTTTAAGACATAATCTTTTAAATTCTACTATAATTTTTAGACATAGTTTTATTTCTATTATAAAAAACCCTTTTTATATAGAGTCGGAGAACTTAGCCTTCTTTTCCTTATAAGAAGTAAAATTAACCTTATGGACAATATTACTATTATATTTTCATAACCTGTTATTTTAAATTTATATATAGATACCAAAAATAAATATTAAAATAATGACTATTAAATTTGTAATTATATATATTTTTTTTAAGTATGTGTAATATTTTTTATTTTAGATTGTTTAAAAAAATATTTTTGATTTATAAACCTAATTAAAAACTATATTAAATATTTTGATTTTTTAAACCACCTTTTTTTATGTAAAATCCTATATAAACAAAAGCACCAACGAAAGGAATTGCTGATATTATAAATCATTTTTTATATACTAAATTATTAGTTAAAAAACAGTTTGTATTTATCAAAAGAGAAGCACAAATAAAATAACTAATCAATAAAATAAATCCTGCCAATAATGACAATAAAAAATAATAAGTATTATATGTTATAAATCCAGTATTTATAAGATCTAGATTTAAAGTTAAAGCAAATCATATAATGTAACCTATAAATAAAAAGGTATAAATAAAAATTAAAGGTTTAATATTAATTTGCTTTTTACTAATTTTTTTAACTTGTTGGTAATCCTCTTTTTCTTGATTATTGTCAACTTTATTTAAAAGTGTTAAATATTTAATAAATAGAAATATATTTATAAATGTTAAAAATGTTAAAAATGTTAAAAACAAAGTTGCTTTAATATAATAATTTATCTGGTTTATTGAGTACATTTTCTTTCCTTTTAAAGTTGTAAAACCAAATAAAATAACATTTTGCGAAAAGTAAACTATACCTAAAATAATGAAAATAACATATAAATATACAAAGTTACCATTTCAAATACTTGTAATTATTTTATCATCTATTATGTTACTGTAATAACTTACGTAAGTGATCATAGCTAAACCTAAAATCATTAAAAAAGTTGAACATAATTTTATCATTAATTCATATTTTTTTATACTTTTATTATCATTTAACGAACCATTACTTGATTCATTTGATAAACTTTTTTTTTCCATAAAAACACCTCTTTTTTAAAACTGACAATATTATTTTAAAAAAAATTATAAATAAAATTTTTTTATTTTATAAAATGATTTTTAAAAAATAAGAAACTATGTAGATTATATATATAATTGATTTTTGTATTAGAAATTAAAATAATAAAGAAGCATAGTAAAATTTAAAACATTTAAAAAGGTATTGTTAATAGAAAATGTGAATAAAAAGGCTTTAAAAACGAATATTAAGTCTAGATCTAAATATAAGAATTTAAAATAAAAAAATAAACTTAGTCTTATTATATGTCAATAAACTCATTAATATTACAATTTTATACATTTCTTAGTATTAAAAATATAAAAACCTTTTAAAACCTATCGCTAATTAATTAAGCTTATAGGAATTAAAAGGCTTATTTTTAAAAAAATTTAAGTTCTTAATATATAAATTATAGTTTAATTTTAAAAGTTTTAATGTCATTACTATCATTAAATTTATTTATATACTTAATACCAAACTTGAGTTCATCTCCCCTAAATGGGATATTTGGAAAGTAAGCTGCCTTGATTGATGACTCTCCTACTCTATATCATTTATTATCTAAATAATAATATACTTCATAAAAATCAGACATATCATTTTTTGCTTCCCATGATAATCTAACATTAAGATAGTCGTCATTTCTTTTTATGATTGCTTCAGACTTTAATGATAATATTTCATTATTCGGTATATCTATTTTTGCTTTTGATAAATTAAACTCTCCGATATTTAATTTAAAACTTTCTTTTTTAGGGTTTATTCTTAAACCTATCTTTGCTAAAATATTTGATCTGTTAGTAGAAATTTTGTTAAGTGATATTTTATATCAACCATTTTGAAGTTTCACGATTTCATCAGGTTTAATCTCGATTACTTTCTCGTTTTTACCATCAGATGTATAAGTGTTTATAAAACTTAGATCTGCAAAACTATCTAATGTAGAATCTTGATTAGTTGTATTATCGGATGCTTTTAATATAAAACTTAAGCTATAATCATCCTTAGATAAATTTGAACCCATTATATTTCAGTCATATATTTTATTAGTAACTCAAGTAGCATCAGAAATAGAACCATCCATATTTAATTTTGATCCTAGTGCTATTGAGTTTCCTTTTTTATATACATCATAATAATCATAAAAACCATTTAAACCAGCGTTAATTGGTAAATTTTTATATATATCATTTTCTATAAATTTAATATCATAAGTATAAGTTGGTAGTAAATCAGTTAATCTTCTGTTTGTTCATAAATAATTATTTGCTTCACCTATTATTTTGCCATCATTATTTCTATCTATAAATTTAACTCCATTACCTAAAGAGAAGTTTGATTTAATTGATTTTTGCTCATCAAGATTTTCATCATTTAATGTAGTAAACTCCTGTATTATGTTTCCAATTCCAAAACTTTTAGAAATATAACCTTGATTTTTTTCAAAATCATATAGGTTGTTATATACATTATCATCGTCAGGAACTGATTTTCCAGTATCGATTCTAGGGTCAGCCATTATCATTGTTCGAATGTTACTATACCCTAAAGAACTTATTCCATTATCATTTTCAGATAAATCTCCGTTTAAACCAGAAAACATATAACTTTCATATTGATTAGCAACTTGTTGTGCATATACATATGAATTCATTCTTTGTTTATAGTCAGAAAGATCAACATTTTGGTTAGCAATTTGAAAAGCCTGGCTTCCATATTCTCCAGAACCAGAACCAGAAAATGAAGATAATGACTGGTAATTTTCTTTATCGTAATTAGAACCTTCTACATTTTCATCTTTTTTTGCATATACAAAGTTTCTTCAATCAAAACTTCCAATATAACCATAACTTAATGCAAGATCAACAAGACTATGTACTCTATTTTTATTTATATTATGTTTTTGAATATAATTAACATTGTTATTTGGAGTAACTCTAAAGTCAGTTTGTATTATATCAGCATACTCACTATTTTTTGCAAATTCTCCATCACTTGGAACTCCATTAGTTGCATTTAATGTACCACCGTCTTTATAATATAATATCTTTAAATTTTTTATGACATCATTATTGCTAGATTGAGTTTTTTCTTTATATTGTTTCACAACATCATACGCATAGTTAGCTGGTGTAACTGTTCCATTTGGTCATCCACCATTAGCTTCATCATTTAAGAATCAACCATCAAAACCGTAATTAACTGCCATATCAATTAATATGTCAACAATTTTATATGTACCATCATTATTTTTTTCAATCAAATCTTGCATATCATTTCTTGTTAAACCACCATAAGCAGAAAAGAACATTAAACCAAAAACTGGAGTACCATTTATATGACCAGCCTCTATTACATCAGCTGCTGGTGGTGATATATTACCGTGTTGTCCTCAATCAAAAATATAGTCTCTATATTGAAAATTAGAAATAGATTTTTCAAAAATATTTTTTGTTCCCATATTAGTTGCTTGAAATGAACCATTAATTCTTGAATGATCTCTTATATCACCAAAAGATATTCTTTCATCTTGACTACTAACAGCTTTTAGTGCAGTTTTTGTTCGCTTTTGTATTTTTTTTGCTGAAACACCATATTTATAATCAATATCACTTGGGTTTTTTCAATCTAATATTGTATTTGCACGTAAACCTTTTCGAGCTTTTGAAGTTACACCAAAATCAGATCAAAAATTTCCTGATGAATAAATTTTATTAATTGGAGAACCGGTTACGGCTTGTTTAGTTAATGATGCTTTTTCTTTGAAATTAGTATTTAATACATCATAATCAAAATAACTTCCAATAAATTCAGGTTTTACTTCTTGATCACTATCAATAAAATTAATGTTATTAGAATTAGTTAATTGATAGCTATTATCTACAGTTGGAACATCAATGTCATATCCTCTTGAGTCATTTGCTCAATCAAAATCTTTAAGTGATGATAGATAATTTTTAGTTGATGTTTCTCCTATATTACATGACGTAACTGTAATTGTTGTAGAGAATATTGAAATTGAAAGTAGAAAGTTTATTAATTTTTTCATTTTAGTTCTCTCCTAATAAAGTTTTGTACTTTTCAAAAGAAGTATTTGCAAAGTCATTAGACTGTTCACAAAGTCTTAATAATGGGTTACTTATTAACTTTTCTTTTTCATTAATATTAGCATTCGAATATCTTGGGTGGACATAAAAATTAAATGAGAAATAGAAACCATATCCAACTATAACACTTTCTGACTCTGGTCAAATTTCAATATAGTTAATAAACATATTGAAATTTGATGCACAGAATAACATATTTTTCATACTAGTGTCTAATAATGGAACTTTATTTTCTTCTGTTTTATCACTGTTATAAGTGGCGTTATACATTAATTGAGCATAAATTTGAACTAAAAATGTACCTGCTAATAATTGCATTATTTCACCATTACCATATAGATATTTAATATATATAAATGTTCTTCATTGTAAAAATTGATTAGACTTATTTGATTGATTAGAAATTGATATTTTTCTATTTAAAGGTTTTAAATTATTTCCTGTAGCACTTATTACCAGGTTTACATTACTTTCTTCTTCTTTTCCTTTAAAGAAAATAGCACCGTCAAGGTCAATTTGACTATTTAATAACTGAATTGTTTTCTCATTTGATAAGCTAACCTTAAAACTATATCCCAAGTTTTTTAAATACTTAAAATTATATATTTGTATAAATTCAGTTTCACCTAAAGTTGATGAAACTACTGAAGTTCCATTAACCGGTGTATCAGGATCATTAACATATGGAAATTCAAAATCAAAATAAATCATATCCTTATACTCGTCACCTTCTAAATCTAATTGTTCAAGTGGTGTATAATGTCATTCTAAGTCAAGATCATTATTTTGGTATCATTTTTCTGCTTCGGCTAAAACATCATCATTGAAAGATTTAATATACTTAGCTGTTTTTTTTGAATTTTCTAATAATAAATTTTCTCAGTTTCCTAAGAACTTAGAGTTTGTTCCAGGGTCCCTAAAACTAAATAACTTAGATAATTCATTTTGAAAATAACTTTTTGTAGAACATGATACTAAATTAAATGTCATTATAAAAATTAATATAATGGCATTAAAAAATATTAAAGTCTTTTTCATTTTTTCACCTTCACAATCACATTACTGTAATTATAATTAATTGCAGTAATAATAAATATTTGAAATGCAATGATTGGTAATATTAAATTATAATTTTTAAAAAATAAATCTACTGATAAATTTATAATGATTAAGTTAATAAAATCTAAACTTGTTTCTATATCAATATAAAAGAAATACAATAATCAAGTTAAATATTTTTGCGGTACCAAATAACCAAAACCTAAAATACTATTATAGAATTCTGAATTATTTGGGTCTATTAATTGTTCTGATCAAATTAATGTAACAGTTAAAATTAATATATTTAATATTTGAGCTGTTATACCATTTTTTAAATAATTACCAATGGTATAACCTATAATGAAATTCAAGATAAATGAAAGTAATAAAGTAAATGTAATTCCTACAACTCTTCTAAATGTTACAATAGTGCTAATTACATCCTCTTTAACTAATTCGCTATATGAAGAAGCTTTAAGTGCATTTAACATAGACCTATTTATAAAAAACAAATCTAATAAAGATGTAACTACAATAAATAATAATAAAAATATAATGTTTAAAATTATGAATATTGTTATTAATGAAATAATAATATAAGATTTCTTTAATTTAAAAATATTTAAATATTTATTAAACATTGTATTATTTCAATCAAATATTAATGAAGTGGCAAAAAATATTGAAAATATTGAAGGTAAAAATAATTTATTTAACATTATTGCTGGATTAATAATAATTTTGTCAAAATTATTATTATACAAATATGAAAATAAATAATAAATTATAGGTAATAATAACATAAATACATATAACTTAAATGATTTAAATACAGATTTAAAAGTAAATATAATTAATCTAATAAAACTATTTTTTGAAGTTAAACTATTCATTAGTTCTTTGTCCCCCAAATAAATCTATACTTAATTATCAAAATAAATATTCCAACGATTAACAAAGAAATGAGCAATGGAACCAAAATATTATTAAATGATATAAATAAATTACTAATATTATTTGTTGATAATATTTGTTGTATACCATAATTATCAATAAATTGATATGAAGTTATCATGTATATAATTCATACGCAATATTTTATAGGGTTGAAATATTCTATTATTGAAACTGAGGTAATTTTAGATGTTATATGTGGAATAATAACTACATCACTTAAAAAAACAATATATGTTAAAACACCAATGCTTACTGTTATATTAAGTATCTTGCTTCTAAAAAAATTTGTAAATACTATAAACATTAGTAATGCAACTATACTCATCAATAAAGAAGAAAATATAAA harbors:
- a CDS encoding endo-beta-N-acetylglucosaminidase, whose protein sequence is MKKLINFLLSISIFSTTITVTSCNIGETSTKNYLSSLKDFDWANDSRGYDIDVPTVDNSYQLTNSNNINFIDSDQEVKPEFIGSYFDYDVLNTNFKEKASLTKQAVTGSPINKIYSSGNFWSDFGVTSKARKGLRANTILDWKNPSDIDYKYGVSAKKIQKRTKTALKAVSSQDERISFGDIRDHSRINGSFQATNMGTKNIFEKSISNFQYRDYIFDWGQHGNISPPAADVIEAGHINGTPVFGLMFFSAYGGLTRNDMQDLIEKNNDGTYKIVDILIDMAVNYGFDGWFLNDEANGGWPNGTVTPANYAYDVVKQYKEKTQSSNNDVIKNLKILYYKDGGTLNATNGVPSDGEFAKNSEYADIIQTDFRVTPNNNVNYIQKHNINKNRVHSLVDLALSYGYIGSFDWRNFVYAKKDENVEGSNYDKENYQSLSSFSGSGSGEYGSQAFQIANQNVDLSDYKQRMNSYVYAQQVANQYESYMFSGLNGDLSENDNGISSLGYSNIRTMIMADPRIDTGKSVPDDDNVYNNLYDFEKNQGYISKSFGIGNIIQEFTTLNDENLDEQKSIKSNFSLGNGVKFIDRNNDGKIIGEANNYLWTNRRLTDLLPTYTYDIKFIENDIYKNLPINAGLNGFYDYYDVYKKGNSIALGSKLNMDGSISDATWVTNKIYDWNIMGSNLSKDDYSLSFILKASDNTTNQDSTLDSFADLSFINTYTSDGKNEKVIEIKPDEIVKLQNGWYKISLNKISTNRSNILAKIGLRINPKKESFKLNIGEFNLSKAKIDIPNNEILSLKSEAIIKRNDDYLNVRLSWEAKNDMSDFYEVYYYLDNKWYRVGESSIKAAYFPNIPFRGDELKFGIKYINKFNDSNDIKTFKIKL
- a CDS encoding flavodoxin, which encodes MKKISKWVFSVALVSNLSIGAVSCSTPDINNEINNNTNENTKSKTIVVYFSWSNGTENMANYIANKLGVKTFKIERELPYSSNYSELSEDAKNEAVNNLRPKMKEYPDYINNYEYILLGFPIWWHVAPMIIGSFLEHYNLDNKHIFPFIRSSAYLSEHLNRALNYLKDNSSKDAIIEKEVYSSNRNDVDKWLVNTYLDKLKTTE
- a CDS encoding MerR family transcriptional regulator codes for the protein MNKKYYINNLAKMYSISEHTLRYYDKKNILTCFKRDTNGYRYIEENDLRFIELVICLKKTNLSLKNIQRYLQLIEQGETTMKERFQIIDKQLKLAIKMRKDIDEQINFLKNKIEIFKKLLI